A genomic region of Elaeis guineensis isolate ETL-2024a chromosome 9, EG11, whole genome shotgun sequence contains the following coding sequences:
- the LOC105051072 gene encoding RNA polymerase II C-terminal domain phosphatase-like 3: MRVAGSNRFFLNPSEKETLARMARDRPRGGANRAGEGEISDGDSSASLEEISAEDFKQDARAPPRSKVWVGYPMSRNYAPNLYSFAWAQAVQNKPLGLDLKPMGSADSPAKSAGGKLVKEEAYNVVDSSEESGGGTEKEEGELEEGEIGFGSEPVGGEIIDLSIDKPENGSESEEKELDGKETEEIGEFDRRVSLILEELETVTEEEVEKSFDGVCSRLRQSFEMLKPMFAETESPVPVLDALVQQAFAGIKTVHSVLGSENLKKKEQNKDLLLRLLIHIKNQYSNILSPEQVKEIDTRVQSLVFEDDSYKESKLHAGSGTNTNDKTHLAEKSDISPHSLVSSENSLADSSIGSKNVKAGLPNLDTPTISRGRMVSPLLDLHAEYDEENLPSPTRENAPPLPIHKPIGFGTGTVVFTEPITPKNVEAEDDTPHPYITDAFKAVSSYQQKYFFASNRLPSPTPSEEGNDKDDAHDEVSSSSANRNAGCVNTTSQIQVATSSAACTDSSSSHQPGTVKPVGQLGSAPNLATRPALKSRDPRLRFVSSESGSASDPNTQVMSLDSSAPNNGPVGGITNPRKHKAVDESLPENHTLKRQRNGLTNSGDVQMIPGRGGGWLDDSSAVGSQPSDKIRLSENMEIETKNPVSVVGSDRRPDSNPNIHVSNTGTCPIPSSTAAPASSTAPSSSAAASVSFPSLLKDIAVNPTMLMQLIQMEQQRLSAEAQQKTVGLMQNMAHASSLNVLSGAVSSATVASMKSTEVGQNPGGRPQVPPQTVSTNSQSDVGRIRMKPRDPRRVLHNMVQKNETVVSERAKPNGTLSSDPQSSKDQSAIGEQGEQAQATTLPTQQFAKNTKNLGDISSTLQSTTTPPAASQIISQPIQLKINKVDPRPAAAVVSDPKTLSAVTSEGSTTGATPSTNPWGDVDHLLDGYDDQQKAAIQRERARRIAEQNKMFAARKLCLVLDLDHTLLNSAKFVEVDPVHEEILRKKEEQDREKPQRHLFRFQHMGMWTKLRPGIWTFLEKASKLYEMHLYTMGNKLYATEMAKVLDPTGTLFAGRVISRGDDGDPFDGDERVPKSKDLDGVLGMESAVVIIDDSVRVWPHNKLNLIVVERYTYFPCSRRQFGLFGPSLLEIDHDERPEDGTLASSLAVIERIHQNFFSHHSLNDIDVRNILAAEQRKILAGCKIVFSRVFPVGEANPHLHPLWQMAEQFGAVCTNQIDEQVTHVVANSLGTDKVNWALSTGRFVVHPGWVEASALLYRRVSEHDFAVK, translated from the exons ATGCGCGTCGCCGGATCTAATCGATTCTTCTTGAACCCTAGCGAGAAGGAAACCCTAGCTCGGATGGCGAGGGACCGGCCCCGCGGCGGCGCGAACCGGGCGGGGGAGGGTGAGATCTCCGACGGCGACTCGTCGGCGTCGCTGGAGGAGATCTCTGCCGAGGACTTCAAGCAGGACGCCCGGGCTCCCCCGAGATCCAAGGTCTGGGTGGGTTACCCCATGTCGAGGAACTATGCCCCCAATCTCTATAGCTTCGCGTGGGCGCAGGCCGTGCAGAACAAGCCTCTTGGTTTGGATTTGAAGCCGATGGGCTCGGCCGATTCACCGGCGAAGAGCGCCGGCGGCAAGCTGGTGAAGGAGGAGGCTTACAATGTGGTAGATAGCAGCGAGGAGTCTGGCGGTGGAACAGAGAAGGAAGAAGGTGAATTGGAGGAAGGGGAGATTGGGTTCGGGTCAGAGCCGGTAGGTGGAGAAATTATCGATCTTTCGATTGATAAACCGGAGAATGGTTCGGAATCAGAAGAGAAGGAATTGGATGGGAAGGAAACAGAAGAGATTGGTGAATTCGATAGGCGTGTGAGCTTGATTTTAGAGGAGTTAGAGACTGTAACTGAAGAAGAGGTGGAGAA ATCGTTTGATGGTGTCTGTTCGCGCTTGCGTCAGTCTTTCGAAATGCTGAAGCCAATGTTTGCGGAGACAGAGAGCCCTGTTCCGGTGCTAGATGCTCTTGTTCAACAGGCATTTGCTGGAATTAAAACAGTTCATTCT GTGCTTGGTTCTGAGAACTTAAAGAAAAAGGAGCAGAATAAAGATTTACTTTTGAG GTTGTTAATCCACATAAAGAACCAATACTCTAATATTTTATCACCTGAGCAAGTGAAAGAG ATAGATACCAGAGTGCAATCATTGGTTTTTGAGGATGATAGCTATAAAGAGAGCAAGTTACATGCTGGGAGTGGCACCAATACAAATGATAAAACTCATCTAGCTGAAAAATCTGATATCTCTCCTCATAGTTTGGTTTCATCTGAGAACTCACTTGCAGACAGTTCTATAGGCAGCAAAAATGTAAAGGCTGGTCTGCCTAATTTAGATACACCTACGATCTCAAGAGGTAGAATGGTTAGTCCATTGCTGGATCTTCATGCGGAGTATGATGAAGAAAACCTTCCCTCACCCACACGTGAGAATGCTCCACCATTGCCTATACATAAACCTATTGGTTTTGGAACTGGGACAGTTGTATTCACTGAGCCAATAACTCCAAAGAATGTTGAAGCTGAAGATGATACACCTCATCCCTACATAACAGATGCCTTCAAGGCTGTTTCATCCTACCAAcagaaatatttttttgcaagTAACCGGCTCCCAAGCCCTACACCTTCTGAGGAGGGTAATGATAAAGATGATGCTCATGATGAAGTCTCTAGTTCTTCAGCCAATAGAAATGCTGGATGTGTGAATACAACTAGTCAGATTCAGGTTGCTACCAGCAGTGCTGCTTGTACAGATAGCTCAAGTAGTCATCAGCCAGGTACTGTTAAACCTGTTGGACAATTGGGTTCAGCACCAAACCTTGCTACAAGGCCTGCTTTGAAGAGTAGGGACCCAAGGCTTAGGTTTGTCAGCTCAGAAAGTGGAAGTGCTTCAGATCCTAACACACAGGTGATGTCTTTGGACTCTAGCGCTCCAAATAATGGCCCTGTTGGAGGAATAACCAACCCTAGGAAGCATAAGGCTGTTGATGAGTCTTTGCCTGAGAATCATACCTTGAAAAGGCAAAGAAATGGGCTTACAAATTCAGGTGATGTGCAGATGATACCAGGAAGAGGAGGTGGGTGGTTAGACGACAGCAGTGCTGTGGGCTCGCAACCAAGTGACAAGATTCGATTAAGTGAAAACATGGAAATTGAGACTAAGAATCCAGTAAGTGTAGTCGGGTCTGACAGAAGGCCGGATTCTAACCCTAACATCCATGTATCTAATACTGGAACTTGCCCGATACCATCTAGTACCGCTGCCCCAGCTAGTAGCACTGCTCCATCAAGTAGTGCTGCTGCTTccgtttcttttccttctttattGAAGGACATTGCTGTAAACCCTACCATGCTTATGCAACTAATTCAAATGGAACAACAAAGATTATCAGCTGAGGCTCAGCAGAAAACTGTTGGTTTGATGCAAAATATGGCACATGCTTCAAGTCTTAATGTATTATCTGGAGCTGTTTCTTCAGCAACTGTTGCTTCTATGAAATCCACAGAAGTTGGTCAGAATCCAGGAGGAAGACCTCAAGTGCCTCCCCAAACGGTTTCCACG AATTCTCAGAGTGATGTGGGAAGAATTCGTATGAAACCTCGTGATCCTCGCCGTGTTCTACATAATATGGTCCAGAAGAATGAGACTGTAGTTTCGGAACGGGCGAAACCAAATGGAACGCTCTCATCAGATCCTCAGAGTAGCAAGGACCAGTCAGCAATTGGAGAGCAGGGAGAACAGGCACAGGCCACCACTTTGCCTACTCAGCAGTTTGCTAAGAATAccaagaatctaggggatatttcTTCTACTTTGCAGTCGACCACTACTCCCCCAGCAGCTTCTCAAATCATCTCCCAACCAATTCAACTCAAGATAAATAAGGTGGACCCAAGACCTGCTGCAGCAGTGGTGAGTGATCCAAAGACTCTGTCTGCTGTGACTTCCGAAGGCAGCACGACAGGTGCTACACCATCAACAAATCCATGGGGAGATGTTGACCATCTACTGGATGGGTATGATGACCAACAGAAAGCCGCCATCCAAAGAGAGAGGGCAAGAAGGATAGCAGAACAAAATAAGATGTTTGCTGCTCGGAAGCTTTGTCTTGTCCTTGATCTGGATCACACACTCCTTAATTCAGCCAAG TTTGTAGAAGTAGATCCAGTTCATGAAGaaattttaagaaagaaagaagagcaagACCGAGAGAAGCCACAACGGCATCTTTTCCGCTTCCAGCACATGGGAATGTGGACCAAGTTGAGGCCAGGAATTTGGACTTTTCTAGAGAAG GCTAGTAAGCTCTATGAAATGCATCTCTACACAATGGGGAACAAGTTATATGCTACCGAAATGGCAAAGGTGCTTGATCCGACAGGAACTTTGTTTGCCGGCCGAGTTATCTCAAGAGGAGATGACGGTGATCCTTTTGATGGTGATGAAAGGGTACCTAAAAGCAAGGATCTAGATGGGGTTTTGGGTATGGAATCAGCTGTCGTGATCATTGACGATTCTGTGAGGGTCTGGCCTCATAACAAACTGAACTTGATTGTTGTAGAGAG ATATACTTACTTTCCATGTAGTAGACGACAATTCGGACTATTTGGGCCTTCTCTTCTTGAGATTGATCATGATGAGAGGCCAGAAGATGGGACGCTTGCTTCCTCGTTAGCG GTCATTGAGCGAATTCACCAGAACTTCTTCTCTCATCATTCTCTAAATGACATCGATGTTAGAAACATACTTGCAGCTGAGCAGCGTAAGATCCTCGCAGGATGTAAGATAGTTTTCAGCCGGGTTTTCCCAGTGGGGGAAGCCAATCCCCATTTGCATCCTCTGTGGCAGATGGCTGAGCAGTTTGGTGCTGTGTGCACCAACCAGATTGATGAACAGGTCACTCATGTTGTTGCCAATTCTCTTGGAACCGACAAG GTGAATTGGGCTTTGTCCACAGGAAGATTTGTCGTCCATCCAGGCTG GGTAGAAGCTTCAGCTCTTCTGTACCGGCGGGTGAGCGAGCATGACTTTGCTGTTAAATAA